Proteins co-encoded in one Pseudomonas beijingensis genomic window:
- a CDS encoding ABC transporter permease has protein sequence MMIFRQTLKALLSHWRQHPVQFFSVLTGLWLATSLLTGVQALNSQARDSYARASQLIGGEPQASLNAPGGGTFPQQWFVDLRRQGWPVSPVLQARVQLKGHEDQRLQLMGIDPVSLPPGAALAGQAREMSEVVEFFTDPGRTWIAPQTLQALGLGEGDRPRTVDGRALPPLHVQVDMAPGVLLMDIGFAQAVLGLPEQLSRLLLPATFNAALPEAFSDRLQFKRADEENNLSRLTESFHLNLDALGFLSFVVGLFIVHAAIGLALEQRRSLLRTLRACGVSARVLVTSLAIELGALALLGGIAGVLSGYWLASLLLPDVAASLRGLYGAEVAGHLNLSPGWWLSGVGLSLLGALLAGADSLLRAARLPLLALANPQAWHQAHGRWLRRQGWVATGAALIATSALIWGDSLASGFVLMTALLLGAALALPVLLNSALKQLLRRNRSVLGQWFLADCRQQLPTLSLALMALLLALAANIGAGSMTAGFRQTFSNWLEQRLSAELYINPQTPAQAEQLHTWLKQQPAITAVVPLWQVSIPLQGWPTDIHGIIDHPHYRQHWPLLESSGDKPWEQLAGADTLMLSEQLARRLKVRIGDQLTLPTPQGPWALRIIGIYADYGNPKGHVLVNADHLLAHWPQLTPNRFNLRIEPPAIPALLTALQGRFNLDDSRIVDQARLKGWSTQVFERTFAATAALNSLTLAVAGVALFISLLTQSQSRLGQLAPLWALGVTRRQLMLLNLGQTWLLALLTLVLALPLGIALAWCLDAVINVQAFGWRLPLRVFPLQLVQLLALAMLATLLASAWPLYALYRTQPADLLRTFAHED, from the coding sequence GTGATGATCTTTCGCCAGACCCTCAAGGCCCTGCTCAGCCATTGGCGCCAACACCCGGTGCAATTCTTCAGTGTGCTGACCGGCCTCTGGCTCGCCACCAGCCTGCTCACTGGCGTGCAAGCGCTGAACAGTCAGGCCCGGGACAGCTACGCTCGGGCCAGCCAACTGATCGGTGGCGAACCCCAGGCCAGCCTCAATGCACCCGGTGGCGGCACCTTCCCTCAGCAATGGTTTGTCGATTTGCGGCGCCAGGGCTGGCCGGTGTCGCCAGTGTTGCAAGCTCGGGTGCAGCTCAAGGGGCACGAGGATCAGCGCCTGCAACTGATGGGCATCGACCCGGTATCGTTACCGCCCGGTGCGGCACTGGCGGGGCAGGCGCGGGAGATGAGCGAGGTGGTGGAATTCTTTACCGACCCCGGTCGCACCTGGATCGCCCCGCAGACCTTGCAGGCCTTGGGGCTGGGGGAGGGCGACCGGCCTCGTACAGTCGATGGGCGAGCCCTGCCGCCGCTGCACGTCCAGGTGGACATGGCGCCCGGCGTGCTGTTGATGGACATCGGTTTTGCCCAAGCGGTACTCGGCTTGCCGGAACAGCTGTCGCGGCTGTTATTGCCCGCCACCTTCAACGCCGCGTTGCCGGAGGCCTTCAGCGATCGGCTGCAATTCAAGCGTGCCGATGAAGAAAACAACCTGTCGCGCCTGACCGAAAGTTTTCACCTGAACCTCGACGCCCTGGGGTTTTTATCGTTCGTGGTGGGGTTGTTCATCGTTCACGCGGCCATCGGCCTGGCCCTCGAACAGCGCCGCAGCCTACTGCGAACCCTGCGGGCCTGTGGCGTCAGTGCGCGGGTGCTGGTCACCAGTCTGGCCATCGAATTGGGCGCGCTGGCCTTGCTGGGGGGGATCGCCGGGGTGCTCAGCGGCTATTGGCTGGCGAGCCTGTTGTTGCCCGATGTCGCGGCGAGCCTGCGGGGTTTGTACGGTGCCGAAGTGGCCGGGCACTTGAACCTCAGCCCGGGGTGGTGGCTCAGCGGTGTCGGCCTGAGCCTGCTCGGCGCGCTGCTGGCCGGCGCCGACAGCCTGTTGCGGGCGGCGCGCCTGCCCTTGCTGGCGCTGGCCAATCCCCAGGCCTGGCATCAGGCCCATGGGCGCTGGCTGCGTCGCCAGGGTTGGGTGGCGACAGGGGCGGCATTGATTGCCACCTCGGCGTTGATCTGGGGTGACAGCCTGGCCAGCGGTTTTGTCCTGATGACCGCCTTGTTGCTAGGTGCGGCGCTGGCCTTGCCGGTATTGCTCAACAGTGCGCTGAAGCAACTGCTGCGCCGCAATCGCTCGGTGCTCGGGCAATGGTTTCTCGCCGATTGCCGCCAGCAATTGCCGACGCTGAGCCTGGCGCTGATGGCTTTGCTGTTGGCATTGGCGGCGAACATCGGCGCCGGCAGCATGACCGCCGGTTTCCGCCAGACGTTCAGCAACTGGCTCGAACAACGGCTGAGCGCCGAGTTGTACATCAACCCGCAAACCCCGGCGCAGGCGGAACAACTGCACACCTGGCTCAAGCAGCAACCGGCGATCACGGCCGTCGTGCCCCTCTGGCAGGTCTCGATCCCGTTGCAGGGCTGGCCGACGGACATCCATGGCATCATCGATCACCCTCACTATCGCCAGCATTGGCCGCTGCTGGAATCGTCCGGCGACAAGCCGTGGGAGCAACTGGCCGGCGCCGACACCCTCATGCTCAGCGAACAACTGGCCCGGCGCCTCAAGGTGAGGATCGGCGATCAGTTGACCCTGCCGACACCACAGGGCCCCTGGGCACTGCGCATCATCGGTATCTACGCTGACTACGGCAATCCCAAGGGCCATGTGCTGGTCAACGCCGATCACTTGCTGGCGCACTGGCCGCAGCTGACGCCGAACCGGTTCAACCTGCGCATCGAACCGCCCGCGATCCCGGCGCTGCTGACTGCGTTGCAAGGCCGGTTCAACCTGGATGACAGCCGCATCGTCGACCAGGCCCGGCTCAAGGGCTGGTCGACCCAGGTGTTCGAACGCACCTTCGCCGCCACCGCGGCCCTTAACAGCTTGACCCTGGCGGTGGCCGGGGTGGCGTTGTTCATCAGCCTGCTGACCCAGAGCCAGAGTCGCCTCGGCCAGTTGGCGCCGCTGTGGGCGCTGGGGGTGACGCGCCGGCAATTGATGTTGCTCAACCTCGGCCAAACCTGGTTGCTGGCGCTGCTGACCTTGGTCCTGGCCTTGCCGCTGGGCATTGCCCTGGCCTGGTGTCTGGACGCGGTGATCAATGTGCAGGCCTTCGGCTGGCGGCTGCCGTTGCGGGTGTTCCCGTTGCAATTGGTGCAGTTGCTGGCCCTGGCGATGCTCGCCACGCTGCTGGCATCGGCCTGGCCGCTGTATGCGTTGTACCGCACGCAGCCGGCGGATTTGCTGAGGACCTTTGCCCATGAAGATTAA
- a CDS encoding ABC transporter ATP-binding protein: MLEVRDVFKSYPTPQGPLPVLQGVDLTLMPGSSLALMGESGSGKSTLLHLVAGLDRVDRGSIRSGDYRLDGMSESQLANWRRTEIGLVFQQFNLISSLSVEDNLAFQARLCGRYDAAWQAHLVQRLGLAALLRRYPEQLSGGQQQRVALGRALASRPPLLLADEPTGSLDEATSDEVLQLLLELLEGSHTSLLMVTHSPRVAARLAQRVVLHSGRLAQVAQG, from the coding sequence ATGCTTGAAGTCCGCGATGTCTTTAAAAGCTACCCCACGCCCCAAGGCCCGTTGCCGGTGTTGCAGGGTGTCGACCTGACCCTGATGCCCGGCAGCAGCCTGGCGCTGATGGGGGAGTCGGGCAGTGGCAAAAGCACCTTGCTACACCTGGTCGCCGGGCTGGACAGAGTCGATCGCGGCAGCATCCGCAGTGGCGACTATCGGCTCGACGGCATGAGCGAAAGTCAGTTGGCGAACTGGCGACGCACGGAAATCGGCCTGGTGTTCCAGCAGTTCAACCTCATCAGCAGCTTGTCGGTGGAGGACAACCTGGCGTTTCAGGCGCGCCTGTGCGGCCGCTATGACGCGGCCTGGCAAGCCCATCTGGTACAGCGGCTCGGGCTTGCAGCGCTGTTGCGGCGTTATCCCGAGCAGCTTTCCGGCGGCCAGCAGCAACGGGTGGCGCTGGGGCGGGCGCTGGCCTCGCGACCGCCCTTGTTGCTGGCCGACGAACCCACCGGCAGCCTTGACGAAGCCACCAGCGACGAAGTGCTGCAACTGTTGCTGGAACTGCTGGAGGGCAGCCACACCAGCCTGCTGATGGTGACCCACAGTCCACGGGTGGCGGCGCGCCTGGCCCAGCGCGTGGTGTTGCACAGCGGACGGTTGGCGCAGGTGGCCCAGGGGTGA
- the glcF gene encoding glycolate oxidase subunit GlcF, producing MQTRFSEESKNLPRAEEAERILRSCVHCGFCNATCPTYQLLGDELDGPRGRIYLIKQVLEGQPATASTQLHLDRCLSCRNCETTCPSGVDYHNLLDIGRAVVDRVVPRPAGQRALRLGLRSLAASPERFKALLRLGAVFHPLLPPNLSAKLPHPAPSHTERPPLRHGRRVLMLEGCVQPGLSPNTNASAARVLDRLGISVIPCGQAGCCGALDYHLDAQATGLDRARQNIDAWWPHLENGAEAIVQTASGCGAFIKDYGHLLEHDPAYAAKARQVSERALDLVQVLGKEPLEQICAARNQRIAVHCPCTLQHAQKLGGSIEALLTRLGFNLTAVPDDHLCCGSAGTYSLTQPALARQLRDNRLNALESGQPEMIVTANVGCQNHLDGAGRTPVRHWIELVDQSLAE from the coding sequence ATGCAGACTCGGTTCAGTGAGGAAAGCAAAAATCTGCCCCGCGCCGAAGAAGCCGAACGGATCCTGCGCAGTTGCGTGCATTGCGGTTTCTGCAATGCCACCTGCCCCACCTACCAATTGCTCGGCGATGAACTGGACGGCCCGCGAGGCCGCATCTACCTGATCAAGCAGGTGCTCGAAGGCCAACCGGCGACAGCCAGCACCCAGTTGCACCTGGATCGCTGCCTGTCGTGTCGCAACTGCGAGACCACCTGCCCGTCCGGCGTGGATTACCACAACCTGCTGGACATCGGCCGGGCGGTGGTCGATCGCGTCGTGCCGCGCCCCGCCGGCCAACGTGCATTGCGCCTGGGGTTGCGCAGCCTGGCCGCCAGCCCTGAACGGTTCAAGGCCTTGCTGCGCCTTGGCGCGGTCTTCCATCCGTTGCTGCCGCCGAACCTGAGTGCCAAGTTGCCCCACCCCGCCCCGTCCCACACCGAGCGCCCACCGCTGCGGCATGGGCGTAGGGTGTTGATGCTCGAAGGCTGCGTGCAACCAGGCCTGTCGCCCAACACCAATGCCTCGGCCGCGCGGGTGCTGGATCGACTCGGCATCAGCGTGATCCCCTGTGGGCAGGCCGGCTGCTGCGGCGCACTGGATTATCACCTCGACGCCCAGGCCACCGGGCTGGACCGCGCCCGACAGAACATCGACGCCTGGTGGCCGCACCTGGAAAACGGCGCCGAAGCCATCGTCCAGACGGCCAGCGGTTGCGGCGCCTTCATCAAGGACTACGGGCACCTCCTGGAACATGACCCCGCCTATGCCGCCAAGGCCAGACAGGTCAGCGAACGGGCGCTGGACCTGGTGCAAGTGCTCGGCAAGGAACCGCTGGAACAGATTTGCGCGGCCAGGAACCAGCGCATCGCCGTCCATTGCCCGTGCACCTTGCAGCACGCGCAGAAACTCGGCGGCAGCATCGAAGCGCTGCTGACGCGGCTGGGTTTCAACCTCACCGCGGTGCCCGACGACCATTTGTGTTGCGGTTCGGCCGGCACCTATTCGCTGACCCAGCCGGCCTTGGCGCGGCAGTTGCGCGACAACCGCCTCAATGCCCTGGAAAGTGGCCAGCCGGAGATGATCGTCACGGCCAACGTCGGCTGCCAGAACCACCTCGACGGCGCCGGTCGCACGCCCGTGCGGCACTGGATCGAGCTGGTGGATCAGTCCCTGGCAGAATGA
- the hglS gene encoding 2-oxoadipate dioxygenase/decarboxylase HglS, with product MSFVSPDLIRQRFSRAMSDMYRDEVPLYGALMKLVEHTNAQVLAEQPPLAAHLRSTGELERLDLERHGAIRVGTAAELATLGRLFAVMGMQPVGYYDLTPAGVPVHSTAFRAVHESALQVSPFRVFTSLLRLELIEHAELRAFAESVLAKRQIFTPGALELIDLAERQGGLTQAQAEDFVLQALETFRWHHSATVTAEQYRQLSAQHRLIADVVAFKGPHINHLTPRTLDIDIVQARMPEHGITPKAVIEGPPRRRCPILLRQTSFKALDEPVAFTDQPQTQPQGSHSARFGEIEQRGAALTPKGRALYDQLLNAARDALGAFPNEANAERYNALMAEHFVAFPDNHDELRQQALAYFRYFPTPKGLAAKGTLGQAASLEHLLEQQYLRAEPLVYEDFLPVSAAGIFQSNLGDAAQTHYAGQSNRQAFETALGRATIDELGLYAQTQQRSIDECRTALGV from the coding sequence ATGAGCTTCGTCAGCCCCGACCTGATCCGCCAACGCTTCTCCAGAGCGATGTCCGACATGTACCGCGACGAGGTGCCGCTGTATGGCGCGCTGATGAAGTTGGTGGAACACACCAACGCCCAGGTGCTGGCCGAACAGCCGCCACTGGCCGCCCACCTGCGCAGCACCGGCGAACTCGAGCGCCTGGACCTGGAACGCCACGGCGCGATCCGCGTCGGCACCGCCGCCGAGCTGGCGACCCTGGGGCGGCTGTTCGCGGTCATGGGCATGCAGCCGGTGGGCTATTACGACCTCACGCCGGCTGGGGTGCCGGTGCATTCCACAGCGTTTCGCGCCGTGCATGAAAGCGCGTTGCAGGTCAGCCCGTTCCGGGTGTTTACCTCGCTGCTGCGCCTGGAACTGATCGAGCATGCCGAGCTGCGGGCCTTTGCCGAGTCGGTGTTGGCCAAACGGCAGATCTTCACCCCCGGCGCCCTGGAGCTCATTGACCTGGCCGAGCGCCAGGGTGGCCTGACGCAAGCCCAGGCCGAGGACTTCGTCCTACAGGCCCTGGAAACCTTTCGCTGGCACCACAGCGCCACCGTCACCGCCGAACAGTACCGGCAACTGAGCGCCCAGCATCGCCTGATCGCCGACGTGGTGGCGTTCAAGGGCCCGCACATCAATCACCTGACGCCGCGCACTCTGGACATCGACATCGTCCAGGCGCGGATGCCCGAGCATGGCATCACCCCCAAGGCCGTGATTGAAGGTCCACCCCGTCGCCGGTGCCCGATCCTGCTGCGCCAGACCAGTTTCAAGGCACTGGACGAGCCCGTCGCCTTCACCGACCAGCCCCAAACCCAGCCCCAAGGCAGCCACAGCGCCCGCTTCGGCGAAATCGAACAACGCGGCGCCGCGCTCACGCCCAAGGGCCGCGCGCTCTACGACCAATTGTTGAACGCCGCACGCGATGCGCTGGGGGCGTTTCCCAACGAAGCCAACGCTGAACGCTACAACGCGCTGATGGCCGAACACTTTGTCGCATTCCCGGATAACCACGATGAGCTGCGCCAACAGGCATTGGCGTATTTCCGTTATTTCCCGACGCCCAAGGGCCTCGCCGCCAAGGGCACCCTCGGGCAAGCAGCGTCCCTGGAACACTTGCTCGAACAGCAATACCTACGTGCCGAGCCTTTGGTGTACGAGGACTTCCTGCCGGTCAGCGCCGCCGGCATCTTCCAATCGAACCTCGGCGATGCCGCCCAGACCCATTACGCCGGTCAATCCAACCGCCAGGCCTTCGAAACGGCGCTGGGGCGAGCGACCATTGATGAGCTGGGACTGTATGCCCAGACGCAACAGCGTTCCATCGATGAGTGCAGGACTGCGTTGGGCGTGTAG
- a CDS encoding sulfatase-like hydrolase/transferase has product MARYLKELLLFSYLFKGYAYYLDRLDALGLGLATLLFGAMFVLLVVALWMSAYIRQTLVRHVFALALFVSAVFFEVYTQVTDSYLTYSQFVSLVYSGGFIQEAAYQYREVIINAVIGGLLLLFGIALKPRRALRVPGYLPVLAPVLGVVLLSGVLFVRAGEGARGLPVMYTPLAYLNLFAYESLHNTIGPREPVTLTRRSSLIEQDIVLIIDESVGGNYLDINTPFGVHSGLKTPPEGVDIFNFGYAASIANCSADTNVTLRYGGTRADYVRINSTRPSIWQYAKQAGLRTVYIDAQRTGGNLQNLMTKLEKQDIDEFVQFDQTSVRDRDMAAAAKLIELLGDNQAELVVINKVGAHFPVHDKYPDDFMNYRPALPRGQFQEVSDTGSRDGFNGQKDDWLLYRNAYQNTLLWNVGEFFKRIFQQADLSHAVLIYTSDHGQDLHERGNPGLNTHCGGEPVAEEGLVPLVVIQGSSLHSLDWRDAWARNKDRSSHYNIFPTLLQLMGYDPVGVESVYGKSLSQATDDDFTFNYRFNARLGAKPAWKHIDLDHIVTPSVGQVEMAVGH; this is encoded by the coding sequence ATGGCCCGCTACCTCAAGGAGTTGCTGCTGTTTTCGTACCTGTTCAAGGGGTACGCCTATTACCTCGACCGTCTCGACGCGTTGGGCCTGGGCTTAGCAACCTTGTTGTTCGGCGCCATGTTTGTGCTGTTGGTGGTGGCGCTGTGGATGAGCGCCTACATACGCCAGACGTTGGTGAGGCATGTGTTTGCCTTGGCGCTGTTTGTTTCAGCGGTGTTTTTCGAGGTGTACACCCAGGTCACGGACAGTTACCTGACCTACAGCCAGTTCGTCTCGCTGGTGTACTCGGGTGGGTTCATCCAGGAGGCGGCCTACCAGTATCGTGAGGTGATCATCAATGCGGTGATTGGCGGCTTGTTGCTGTTGTTCGGCATCGCCCTCAAGCCTCGGCGGGCGCTGCGAGTGCCCGGTTATCTACCGGTGCTAGCACCCGTGCTGGGCGTGGTGTTGCTCAGTGGCGTGCTGTTCGTGCGGGCGGGCGAGGGCGCGCGCGGCCTGCCGGTGATGTACACGCCGCTGGCCTATTTGAATCTCTTTGCCTATGAGTCCTTGCACAACACCATTGGCCCCCGGGAGCCGGTCACCCTGACGCGGCGATCGTCTTTGATCGAGCAGGACATCGTGCTGATCATCGATGAAAGCGTTGGTGGAAACTACCTGGATATCAACACGCCGTTTGGCGTGCACAGCGGCTTGAAGACCCCGCCCGAGGGCGTGGACATTTTCAATTTCGGCTACGCGGCATCCATCGCCAATTGCAGCGCCGACACCAATGTCACCTTGCGTTACGGTGGTACACGCGCCGACTACGTGCGCATCAACAGCACCCGGCCGTCGATCTGGCAGTACGCCAAGCAGGCCGGCTTGCGCACCGTCTACATCGACGCTCAACGCACCGGCGGCAACCTGCAGAACCTGATGACCAAACTGGAAAAACAGGACATCGATGAGTTCGTCCAATTCGACCAAACCAGCGTGCGCGACCGCGACATGGCGGCGGCGGCGAAGTTGATCGAACTGCTGGGCGACAATCAGGCCGAACTGGTGGTGATCAACAAGGTGGGGGCGCATTTTCCGGTACACGACAAATACCCCGACGACTTCATGAACTACCGGCCGGCCTTGCCGCGGGGGCAGTTCCAGGAAGTGTCCGATACCGGCAGCCGCGACGGCTTCAATGGGCAGAAAGATGATTGGCTGTTGTACCGCAACGCCTACCAGAACACCTTGCTGTGGAATGTCGGCGAGTTCTTCAAGCGAATCTTTCAGCAGGCCGATTTGAGCCATGCTGTGTTGATCTACACCTCCGACCATGGACAGGACCTGCACGAGCGTGGCAACCCTGGGCTCAACACCCATTGCGGCGGTGAACCGGTGGCCGAGGAAGGGTTGGTTCCGTTGGTGGTGATCCAGGGCAGCTCATTGCACAGCCTCGATTGGCGCGACGCCTGGGCCCGGAACAAGGATCGCTCCAGCCACTACAACATCTTCCCGACCCTGTTGCAGTTGATGGGGTATGACCCGGTTGGGGTTGAATCGGTCTATGGGAAATCCCTGAGCCAAGCGACCGATGATGATTTCACCTTCAACTATCGCTTCAATGCGCGGTTGGGGGCGAAACCGGCTTGGAAACATATTGATCTGGACCATATTGTGACGCCGTCTGTTGGCCAGGTTGAAATGGCGGTGGGGCATTGA
- the glcE gene encoding glycolate oxidase subunit GlcE yields MSGEADQDASDLLLDQVNRARANTTPLRIQGSNSKAFLGRKVAGEVLDTRVHRGIVHYDPTELVITARAGTPLRELLAALEAAGQRLPCEPPAFGDDATVGGMVASGLSGPRRPWAGSVRDFVLGTRLISGHGTLLRFGGEVMKNVAGYDLSRLLAGSFGCLGVITEVSLKVLPKPRHSLSIRLELDSSEALEKLAEWGRQPLPISAASHDGDCLHLRLEGGEGSVSAAHQRFGGEVIDDQYWTALNEHRLAFFDEGLPLWRLSLPNHTGPLALPGAQLIDWGGAQRWLKTDADTVQALAHEVGGHATCYRQGASDTPFQPLVPALLRYHRQLKAQLDPLGLFNPGRMYPEI; encoded by the coding sequence ATGAGTGGCGAAGCCGACCAGGACGCCAGCGACCTGTTGCTCGATCAGGTCAATCGCGCACGGGCCAACACCACGCCGCTGCGCATCCAGGGTTCGAACAGCAAAGCCTTCCTGGGGCGGAAAGTGGCCGGCGAAGTGCTGGACACCCGCGTGCACCGTGGCATCGTCCATTACGACCCCACCGAGCTGGTCATCACGGCCCGGGCCGGCACCCCGCTGCGGGAACTGCTCGCCGCCCTGGAGGCCGCCGGGCAAAGGCTGCCCTGCGAACCGCCAGCGTTCGGCGACGACGCCACGGTCGGCGGCATGGTCGCCTCCGGGCTGTCGGGACCGCGTCGCCCGTGGGCCGGTTCGGTGCGCGACTTTGTCCTGGGCACGCGCCTGATCAGTGGCCACGGCACCTTGCTACGCTTCGGCGGCGAGGTGATGAAAAATGTCGCCGGCTATGATCTCTCGCGCTTGCTGGCCGGCAGTTTCGGTTGCCTGGGGGTGATCACCGAAGTGTCCTTGAAGGTCCTGCCCAAGCCCCGTCACAGCCTGAGCATTCGCCTGGAACTGGACAGCAGCGAAGCCTTGGAAAAACTCGCCGAATGGGGCCGCCAGCCCCTGCCCATCAGCGCCGCCAGCCATGACGGCGACTGCCTGCACCTGCGCCTGGAAGGGGGCGAAGGCTCGGTCAGCGCCGCTCATCAGCGTTTTGGTGGCGAGGTGATCGACGATCAATACTGGACCGCACTGAATGAACATCGGCTGGCCTTCTTCGACGAAGGCTTGCCGCTGTGGCGCCTGTCGTTGCCCAACCATACCGGACCACTCGCCCTGCCCGGCGCGCAGTTGATCGACTGGGGCGGCGCGCAACGCTGGCTGAAAACCGATGCCGACACAGTGCAAGCCCTGGCCCATGAAGTGGGCGGTCATGCCACCTGCTATCGTCAGGGGGCCAGCGATACACCGTTCCAGCCGCTGGTACCGGCGCTGCTGCGCTATCACCGGCAGTTGAAGGCCCAGCTCGACCCGCTCGGGCTGTTCAACCCTGGCCGGATGTACCCGGAGATCTAG
- a CDS encoding lipocalin-like domain-containing protein, translating to MKIKIGVLLLALLSGCDDSAPTQKGFAGLGDQAVAFTPVVPGRVFSFPADHGLHDGFRIEWWYVTANLKDAQGREFGVQWTLFRSALNAAPQASGWRNQTIWLGHAAVTSATAHHAAERYARGGVGQAGVRAEPFDAWIDDWQFTSQAAAAESLADMQLKARDRRFSYALRLTSSRPLVLQGDQGFSQKSEQGQASYYYSQPFFQASGELEIDGQRYMVSGPAWLDREWSSQPLTANQTGWDWFSLHLDNGEHVMLYRMRHKDGAPYLTGTWIDAQGQAQTLQAGEISLVPLDSAKVAGRSMPVRWAIKIPGKQLDITTQALNPKAWMDLRIPYWEGPVRLSGNQGGTGYLEMTGY from the coding sequence ATGAAGATTAAAATCGGCGTGTTGCTGCTGGCCTTGCTCAGCGGTTGTGATGACTCGGCGCCGACGCAAAAGGGCTTTGCTGGTCTCGGCGACCAGGCTGTCGCGTTCACGCCGGTGGTGCCTGGGCGGGTGTTCAGTTTCCCGGCCGACCATGGCCTTCATGACGGTTTCCGCATCGAGTGGTGGTACGTCACCGCCAATCTCAAGGACGCCCAGGGCCGGGAATTCGGCGTGCAATGGACGCTGTTTCGCAGCGCTTTGAACGCCGCGCCCCAAGCCAGCGGGTGGCGCAACCAGACAATCTGGCTCGGCCACGCGGCGGTCACTTCCGCCACCGCGCACCATGCCGCCGAGCGTTATGCCCGGGGCGGGGTGGGGCAGGCTGGGGTGCGGGCGGAGCCCTTCGATGCCTGGATCGACGACTGGCAGTTTACCAGTCAGGCTGCTGCGGCCGAGTCGTTGGCGGACATGCAATTGAAGGCTCGCGACCGACGCTTCAGCTATGCCTTGCGGCTGACGTCGAGCCGCCCGTTGGTGTTGCAGGGCGATCAAGGTTTCAGCCAGAAGTCCGAACAGGGGCAGGCGTCGTACTACTACAGCCAGCCGTTTTTCCAGGCCAGCGGTGAATTGGAAATCGACGGCCAGCGTTACATGGTCAGCGGCCCGGCCTGGCTCGACCGCGAATGGAGCAGCCAGCCCCTGACCGCCAACCAAACCGGCTGGGACTGGTTCTCCCTGCACCTGGACAACGGCGAGCACGTGATGCTCTATCGCATGCGCCACAAGGACGGCGCGCCTTACCTGACGGGCACCTGGATCGACGCCCAGGGCCAGGCGCAAACCCTGCAGGCCGGGGAGATCAGCCTCGTGCCGTTGGACTCCGCCAAGGTCGCCGGGCGCTCGATGCCGGTGCGTTGGGCCATCAAGATCCCCGGCAAGCAACTCGACATCACCACCCAGGCACTCAATCCCAAGGCCTGGATGGACCTGCGCATTCCCTATTGGGAGGGCCCGGTACGCCTCAGTGGCAACCAGGGCGGCACGGGTTACCTGGAAATGACCGGCTACTGA